The Cylindrospermum stagnale PCC 7417 genome segment GCAATTCTTGCTTGCGGACAAAATTAATCAGCCGATAATCAATTACTTCTTGTTATAAGTTTCTTGACAAGAAACGATTTTTCTAAAATAGATGCTAAGGGAGGAACCTATCATGTTTATAGCATGATTGTGACAGTCCGTAGTTGCCGGGTGATTTCCCTGTGGAGAGTATCAGGTTGCTGACCAGAGGAAGCATTAATAAGACAATAAATGTCACCCTGTATAGATTTAGATACACCTAATCACGGCGGTTTCAGTTAACTATGCCTGTGTGGGAGTTTTATATATGTGCTATTTGTACTAAATAATTTTGCGTAGCAGACTGAGCAATAGGCTACGTCTGCTTTCCAGCGATGGCGTAAAGCACCCGGAGGAGGTGTTTACCTAATTTTGCATCCGCCAAAGGAGGTGCTTTGTCACATGTTCATGTTCTGGTTTGCATAGATGCAACAATGGGAATGCCGCAACGCTAAAAAAGTAATGGGCAATAGGTTTTCGCCTACTGCCCATTACTAATAACCCAGATCAAAGATGATTTGGATAGTTGAGGTAATTGCTATTTAGATATCTAGATCTGTGAGGTTGAGTTTAGAACCGTAGGTTTCAATGAATTCACGTCTGGGTGCGACTCGATCGCCCATTAAAATTGTGAAGATGCGATCGGCTTCAGCTGCATCCTCAATTTCTACTTGTTTGAGGGTGCGGGTTTCTGGGTTCATTGTAGTTGTCCAGAGTTGGGCTGGCATCATTTCACCCAAGCCTTTAAAGCGCTGGATGTTGTAGTTGGCGTTGCTGGGAAATGTGGCGATGTGCTGTTGCAGTTCGCGATCGCTATAACAATACTTTGGATCACTGCGTCCTCGTTCTACTTTAAATAGTGGCGGACAAGCAATGTAAATGAAGCCTTGTTCGATCAGTGCTCGTTGATAGCGATAAAAGAAAGTTAACAGGAGTGTACGGATGTGCGCCCCGTCTACGTCAGCGTCAGTCATGATGACTATGCGGTGATAACGCAGTTGGGCAGCGTCAAATTCATCACCCTTAACTCCTAAACCGAGGGCTGTAATTAAAGCTTGAATTTCGTTGTTTTTGTAGATTTTGGCGTCGTCGGTTTTCTCGATGTTGAGAATTTTACCGCGCAGGGGGAGAATTGCTTGCGTGCGGCGATCGCGTCCTTGTTTCGCACTCCCACCCGCTGAATCCCCTTCCACAATGTAGATTTCCGATTCGCTAGGGTCACGAGTACTGCAATCTGCCAATTTACCAGGTAATGGGGAAGATTCTAGCACCGATTTCCGCCGCACCAACTCCCGCGCATGACGGGCTGCTTCTGCGGCCTTAAAGGCTTGAATCGCTTTATCTAAAATAGAATCAGCAACACCAGGGCGAAATTCTAGATATTCGGTGAGGACTTCTCCCACCAGAGAATCGACAATCCCCCGGACTTCGGTGTTACCGAGTTTGGTTTTGGTTTGTCCTTCAAATTCAGGATCGGGGACTTTGACGGAAATGACTGCTGTTAAACCTTCGCGGACGTGTTCACCGCTGAGGTTAGGTTCATTTTCTTTGATTTTATTGCGCTTGCGGGCGATCGCATTTAAGGTGCGAGTCAAAACCGCTTTTAAACCCTCTAAGTGCGTACCACCATCAACGGTGCGAATATTATTGGCAAAGCCCAGCACATTGTCTGTGTAAGCATCAGTACACCACTGCAAGGAAACTTCGATTTGAACGTTGTTACGTTCCCCCTGCACATAAATAATTTCTTCATGTAGGGGTAGTTTCTCACGATTCATGTAGGCAATATATTCTTTAATACCGCCTTTGTATTCGTAGGTTTCTACTTTAGCTGTATCGCTTTTTAGTAATTCTAGACGATGGTCGGTAAAGGTAATTTTGACGCCTGCATTGAGATATGCTAACTCCCGCAAGCGACCTGATAAAGTGATGTAATCAAATTCGATACTGGTGGTAAAGATTTGCGTGTCTGGCTTGAAGGTGACTGAAGTTCCCGTTCTGGCTTCTTTGTAAGACTTTGCTTGCAGTTCAGTTACAGCTGCACCCCGTTCATAACGCTGGGTAAATACCTTTTTTTCTCGCCAAACCGTAACTTCCACGAACTCAGACAAAGCATTAACAACGGAAATCCCCACCCCGTGCAATCCTCCAGACACTTTGTAGCCGCCGCCGCCAAACTTACCACCGGCGTGCAATACGGTCAACACAGTTTCTAAAGCCGATTTTCCGGTTTTTGGGTGAATGTCGGTAGGAATACCCCGACCATCATCTGTTACAGTCACGGAACCATCGGCGTTGATATCCACCTCCACATGGGTACAATGACCGGCTAAAGCCTCATCAACAGAGTTGTCCACCACCTCGTAAACTAAATGGTGGAGTCCTCGGGGCCCTGTGGTACCGATGTACATCCCTGGTCGTTTACGGACGGCTTCCAGACCTTCCAGAACTTGAATCTGATCGGCACTGTAACTGCTCGTCATGAAAATTCTCCTGATGTGTGGGTTTGAACTCGCCTAAAGGCTAAAAAAGTAAAATCACTCCAAAATTCTAACACAAAAGCCTTGTTGGCGTCTGTAGACCAATTTAGAGAGAAGTTTATACTAGGGTTGCAGTACTAGAGAAAATCAAGATGAACTGTTGACAAATGACTAATGACTAATGACTAAATTGATTGTGATTTGTGGGGCGACGGCGACGGGTAAGTCAGGTTTAGCTATGTTGGTGGCTATGCGGTTAGATTCTATAATTTTGAGTGCTGATTCCCGTCAAGTTTACCGTGAGTTTGATATTGGTACGGCTAAACCAACTGTGGCTGAACGAAACTTGGTACCGCACTATTTAATAGATATCTGTGAACCAACTAGCATGATGACGGTAGCAGATTATCAGGAGCAAGTACAAGCCTTGATGACTTCTAGTGGAGTTTCGCCACTGTTGTTAGTTGGTGGTACTGGTTTATATATCCGTTCTATTGTCCAAGGGATGAAGATTCCGAGGGTGGCACCACAACCAGAATTGCGATCGCAACTTGAATCTCTCGGTCAAACTCAACTTTATGCGATGTTACAACAAGTTGATCCAGTAGCGACACAAAAAATTCACGCTCATGACTCGGTGCGGACTTTAAGAGCACTAGAAGTATATTACGTCACTGGGATGCCGATTTCCGCACAGCAAGGAGAGAATCCCCCGAATTACCCGATTTTG includes the following:
- the miaA gene encoding tRNA (adenosine(37)-N6)-dimethylallyltransferase MiaA encodes the protein MTKLIVICGATATGKSGLAMLVAMRLDSIILSADSRQVYREFDIGTAKPTVAERNLVPHYLIDICEPTSMMTVADYQEQVQALMTSSGVSPLLLVGGTGLYIRSIVQGMKIPRVAPQPELRSQLESLGQTQLYAMLQQVDPVATQKIHAHDSVRTLRALEVYYVTGMPISAQQGENPPNYPILQIGLECDVEKLGDRIYKRTQQMIADGLVAEVEYLCQKYGADLPLLNTLGYQEIKQYLAGDISQEEAKELIILHTRQFAKRQRTWFRPYSQIEWFDADSPDLLEQVWRRINEFLTDV
- the gyrB gene encoding DNA topoisomerase (ATP-hydrolyzing) subunit B → MTSSYSADQIQVLEGLEAVRKRPGMYIGTTGPRGLHHLVYEVVDNSVDEALAGHCTHVEVDINADGSVTVTDDGRGIPTDIHPKTGKSALETVLTVLHAGGKFGGGGYKVSGGLHGVGISVVNALSEFVEVTVWREKKVFTQRYERGAAVTELQAKSYKEARTGTSVTFKPDTQIFTTSIEFDYITLSGRLRELAYLNAGVKITFTDHRLELLKSDTAKVETYEYKGGIKEYIAYMNREKLPLHEEIIYVQGERNNVQIEVSLQWCTDAYTDNVLGFANNIRTVDGGTHLEGLKAVLTRTLNAIARKRNKIKENEPNLSGEHVREGLTAVISVKVPDPEFEGQTKTKLGNTEVRGIVDSLVGEVLTEYLEFRPGVADSILDKAIQAFKAAEAARHARELVRRKSVLESSPLPGKLADCSTRDPSESEIYIVEGDSAGGSAKQGRDRRTQAILPLRGKILNIEKTDDAKIYKNNEIQALITALGLGVKGDEFDAAQLRYHRIVIMTDADVDGAHIRTLLLTFFYRYQRALIEQGFIYIACPPLFKVERGRSDPKYCYSDRELQQHIATFPSNANYNIQRFKGLGEMMPAQLWTTTMNPETRTLKQVEIEDAAEADRIFTILMGDRVAPRREFIETYGSKLNLTDLDI